A single Agrococcus sp. ARC_14 DNA region contains:
- a CDS encoding Lrp/AsnC family transcriptional regulator, protein MRTVDDTDRRILLELTKHPRITNAAIAEQLGLARNTVQSRVAALEASDALQGFDRRFHAAALGYPLTVFMATHVDQPKIDSVVEQLRQIPEVVQAFGLSGQADVLVRIVCRDAEDLYRVNKLVLACEGVERTETWLSMGELIPFRLAPVLERDLGRK, encoded by the coding sequence ATGCGCACCGTCGATGACACAGACCGCAGGATCCTGCTCGAGCTCACGAAGCATCCCCGCATCACCAACGCCGCGATCGCCGAGCAGCTCGGCCTCGCCCGCAACACGGTGCAGAGCCGCGTCGCGGCGCTCGAGGCCTCGGATGCGCTGCAGGGCTTCGACCGCAGGTTCCACGCCGCGGCGCTGGGCTACCCGCTGACGGTCTTCATGGCGACGCACGTCGATCAGCCGAAGATCGACTCGGTGGTCGAGCAGCTGCGGCAGATCCCGGAGGTCGTGCAGGCGTTCGGGCTCTCCGGCCAGGCCGACGTGCTGGTGCGGATCGTCTGCCGCGACGCCGAGGATCTCTATCGCGTCAACAAGCTCGTGCTCGCCTGCGAGGGGGTCGAGCGCACCGAGACGTGGCTGTCGATGGGCGAGCTCATCCCCTTCCGGCTCGCGCCGGTGCTCGAGCGCGATCTCGGGCGCAAATAG
- a CDS encoding VOC family protein produces MNTTIDLLPDATDMGPVLLKTAKLARLDHWYTAGVGLEHIAERPGVVELGVGGRVILVLEEAPDLRGPNPADAGLFHTAILYPTHAALAAAVVRMTQIPNIQFAGTGDHHVSEAFYFADPDGNGVELYVDRPRDQWSWVGGRIHMTTEFIDPNRFVNEHLDRGAFGGPASLAPAGAKVGHVHLQVGDVPSARAFYVDALGFAETAALGDTALFVSAGGYHHHMAMNVWNSRGASRRADTLGLGRIEIRVPDADALGAARERLMARGVEVADDGRGIRFDDPWANRITLLPTA; encoded by the coding sequence ATGAACACGACGATCGACCTGCTGCCCGACGCGACCGACATGGGCCCGGTGCTGCTCAAGACCGCGAAGCTCGCGCGACTGGATCACTGGTACACCGCCGGCGTGGGCCTCGAGCACATCGCCGAGCGCCCGGGCGTCGTCGAGCTCGGCGTCGGAGGCCGCGTCATCCTCGTGCTCGAGGAGGCGCCAGACCTCCGCGGACCGAACCCGGCAGATGCCGGCCTGTTCCACACCGCGATCCTCTACCCGACCCACGCAGCGCTCGCCGCCGCGGTCGTGCGCATGACGCAGATCCCGAACATCCAGTTCGCCGGCACCGGCGACCACCACGTCTCCGAGGCGTTCTACTTCGCCGACCCCGACGGCAACGGCGTCGAGCTCTACGTCGACCGGCCGCGCGACCAGTGGAGCTGGGTGGGCGGGCGCATCCACATGACCACCGAGTTCATCGACCCGAACCGCTTCGTGAACGAGCACCTCGACCGCGGTGCCTTCGGCGGCCCCGCCTCGCTCGCCCCTGCCGGCGCGAAGGTCGGCCACGTGCACCTGCAGGTGGGCGACGTGCCGAGCGCCCGAGCCTTCTACGTCGACGCGCTGGGCTTCGCCGAGACCGCGGCGCTGGGCGACACTGCGCTGTTCGTCAGCGCCGGCGGCTACCACCACCACATGGCGATGAACGTCTGGAACTCGCGCGGCGCGAGCCGCCGGGCCGACACGCTCGGCCTCGGCCGCATCGAGATCAGGGTTCCGGACGCGGATGCGCTGGGCGCGGCACGCGAGCGGCTCATGGCGCGCGGGGTCGAGGTCGCCGATGACGGTCGCGGCATCCGATTCGACGACCCCTGGGCGAACCGCATCACGCTGCTGCCGACGGCGTAG
- the rsfS gene encoding ribosome silencing factor: MSADDKAIALARAAARAADKALAVDLVGLDVSGQLPLTDVFLIATGRNERQVSAIAREVEDALLPAGAKPVRREGRADGRWVLLDFSDIVVHVFHEEERTYYQLERLWRDAPVIDLQVPEAPAADAE; encoded by the coding sequence ATGAGCGCGGACGACAAGGCGATCGCGCTCGCGCGCGCTGCAGCACGTGCTGCCGACAAGGCGCTGGCGGTGGATCTGGTGGGGCTCGACGTCTCTGGCCAGCTGCCGCTGACCGACGTGTTCCTGATCGCGACGGGGCGCAACGAGCGCCAGGTGAGCGCCATCGCGCGCGAGGTCGAGGATGCGCTGCTGCCCGCGGGTGCGAAGCCCGTGCGTCGCGAGGGCCGCGCCGACGGCCGCTGGGTGCTGCTCGACTTCTCCGACATCGTGGTGCACGTCTTCCACGAGGAGGAGCGCACCTACTACCAGCTCGAGCGGCTGTGGCGCGATGCGCCGGTCATCGACCTGCAGGTGCCGGAGGCCCCGGCGGCCGACGCGGAGTAG
- the nadD gene encoding nicotinate-nucleotide adenylyltransferase, translating into MPERRRRLGIMGGTFDPIHHGHLVAASEVAQHFELDEVVFVPTGEPYQKRDVSLSEDRYLMTVVATASNPRFKVSRVDVDRDGPTYTIDTLRDLRALHPDADLFFITGADAFASIVEWKDLEELWQLAHFVAVTRPGHQLEMSGYPKERVSLLEIPALAISSTDCRARVRAGYPVWYLVPDGVVQYISKHDLYRRQTA; encoded by the coding sequence GTGCCCGAGCGCCGGCGCCGCCTCGGCATCATGGGCGGCACCTTCGACCCGATCCACCACGGGCACCTCGTGGCAGCGAGCGAGGTCGCGCAGCACTTCGAGCTCGACGAGGTCGTCTTCGTGCCGACGGGCGAGCCGTATCAGAAGCGCGACGTCTCGCTGAGCGAGGACCGCTACCTGATGACGGTGGTCGCGACGGCGTCGAACCCCCGCTTCAAGGTCAGCCGCGTCGACGTCGACCGCGACGGCCCGACCTACACGATCGACACCCTGCGCGACCTGCGGGCGCTGCATCCGGACGCCGACCTCTTCTTCATCACGGGTGCGGATGCGTTCGCCTCGATCGTGGAGTGGAAGGACCTGGAGGAGCTCTGGCAGCTCGCCCACTTCGTCGCTGTCACTCGCCCGGGGCACCAGCTCGAGATGTCGGGTTATCCGAAAGAGCGCGTCTCGCTCCTGGAGATCCCCGCGCTTGCGATATCCTCGACCGATTGCCGTGCGCGTGTCCGCGCCGGATATCCCGTCTGGTACCTGGTGCCCGACGGGGTGGTTCAATACATCAGCAAGCACGACCTCTACCGGAGACAGACAGCATGA
- a CDS encoding glutamate-5-semialdehyde dehydrogenase, with amino-acid sequence MAADGTTDDFEALLSASQRASRALGVAPAEQRHAAITAIAESIEAASASILAANAEDLARGRESGLDAGLLDRLLLDDTRIAGLADAARQLASLPDPIGEVLRQRTLPNGIDLTQVRVPFGVIGVIYEARPNVTVDLACIALGSGNAVVLRGGSAAERTNAVLVATMQGAIEAQGLPRESVQTIDRFGRDGAGRLMQARGLVDLLVPRGSAALIERVVTESTVPVIETGAGIVHAFVDRAADLPMALEIVLNAKTQRTSVCNALETVLVHRDIAATAVPVLAGALQEAGVTIHADGALPGVDGVQPLGEGGWATEHLSMDVAIGVVDDLDAAIEHVNRFGTHHTDTILTSDADAAARFLAEVDSAVVMHNASTRFTDGGEFGFGAEVGISTQKAHARGPMGLPELTSTKWLVRGTGQVRP; translated from the coding sequence ATGGCTGCTGATGGCACGACCGACGACTTCGAGGCGCTCCTGAGCGCATCCCAGCGCGCCTCGCGCGCGCTCGGCGTCGCGCCGGCCGAGCAGCGGCATGCCGCGATCACCGCCATCGCCGAGTCGATCGAGGCGGCGAGCGCGTCGATCCTCGCGGCCAACGCCGAGGACCTCGCACGTGGTCGCGAGAGCGGCCTGGACGCCGGTCTGCTCGACCGCCTGCTGCTCGACGACACCCGCATCGCCGGCCTCGCCGACGCCGCCCGCCAGCTGGCCTCGCTGCCCGACCCGATCGGTGAGGTGCTGCGCCAGCGCACGCTGCCGAACGGCATCGACCTCACCCAGGTGCGCGTGCCCTTCGGCGTCATCGGCGTGATCTACGAGGCACGGCCCAACGTCACGGTCGACCTCGCCTGCATCGCGCTCGGCTCCGGCAACGCCGTCGTGCTGCGCGGCGGCTCGGCGGCCGAGCGCACGAACGCGGTGCTCGTCGCCACCATGCAGGGCGCCATCGAGGCGCAGGGGCTGCCGCGCGAGTCGGTGCAGACCATCGACCGCTTCGGTCGCGACGGCGCAGGCCGGCTCATGCAGGCGCGCGGCCTCGTCGACCTGCTGGTGCCGCGGGGGAGCGCAGCGCTCATCGAGCGGGTCGTCACCGAGTCGACGGTGCCCGTGATCGAGACGGGCGCCGGCATCGTGCACGCCTTCGTCGACCGCGCCGCCGATCTGCCGATGGCCCTCGAGATCGTGCTCAACGCCAAGACCCAGCGCACCAGCGTCTGCAATGCGCTCGAGACGGTGCTCGTGCACCGCGACATCGCCGCGACCGCCGTGCCCGTGCTCGCGGGCGCGCTGCAGGAGGCGGGCGTCACGATCCACGCGGACGGCGCGCTGCCCGGCGTCGACGGCGTGCAGCCACTGGGGGAGGGCGGCTGGGCAACCGAGCACCTCTCGATGGATGTCGCGATCGGCGTCGTCGACGACCTCGACGCGGCGATCGAGCACGTCAACCGCTTCGGCACGCATCACACCGACACGATCCTGACGAGCGACGCGGATGCGGCGGCCAGGTTCCTGGCGGAGGTCGACTCCGCCGTGGTCATGCACAACGCATCCACCCGGTTCACCGACGGCGGCGAGTTCGGCTTCGGCGCGGAGGTCGGGATCTCGACGCAGAAGGCGCACGCGCGCGGGCCCATGGGCCTGCCGGAGCTGACGAGCACGAAGTGGCTCGTGCGCGGCACCGGTCAGGTGCGGCCCTGA
- a CDS encoding GNAT family acetyltransferase: protein MTPVEALGHGDAGAAIALWHATGLTRPWNVPETDFARAVDGATSAVLGIRDGDALVATAMVGHDGHRGWVYYLAVDPARQRQGLGAALMRAAEAWIVAAGGVKLQLMVRAGNDGVLDFYRALGYDDQGVTVLGRRLDPPLGPGGGQA from the coding sequence ATGACGCCGGTCGAAGCGCTGGGCCACGGCGACGCGGGAGCGGCGATCGCGCTGTGGCACGCGACGGGGCTCACGCGGCCCTGGAACGTGCCGGAGACCGACTTCGCGCGCGCCGTCGACGGCGCGACATCGGCGGTGCTCGGCATCCGCGACGGCGACGCGCTCGTCGCCACCGCCATGGTCGGCCACGACGGCCACCGCGGCTGGGTCTACTACCTGGCCGTCGATCCCGCGCGGCAGCGGCAGGGTCTCGGGGCTGCGCTCATGCGGGCGGCAGAGGCCTGGATCGTCGCAGCCGGCGGCGTGAAGCTGCAGCTGATGGTGCGGGCCGGCAACGACGGCGTGCTCGACTTCTACCGTGCCCTGGGCTACGACGACCAGGGCGTGACCGTGCTCGGACGGCGGCTCGACCCACCCCTCGGCCCTGGGGGCGGACAGGCGTGA
- the proB gene encoding glutamate 5-kinase, whose amino-acid sequence MTSLDRSAAELIVVKVGSSSISGERRAQIEPLVDGLASLHRHSRVVLVSSGAISTGMPFLGLDERPVDLPMQQAAAAVGQNVLMNRYQRSLSRHEVTAAQILLTASDMDMDSHRVNARNALRRLLELRMLPIINENDTVATHEIRFGDNDRLAALVARLMGADRLILLSDIAALRTAPPDEAGSEPISTVPYGDPLEGVRLGASGSHIGSGGAMTKVDAARLAADAGVRVTVTATPLLERLVAGERLGTEFEPNPQPVREPDEG is encoded by the coding sequence ATGACGAGCCTCGACCGCAGCGCGGCCGAGCTGATCGTCGTCAAGGTCGGATCGTCGTCGATCTCGGGCGAGCGCCGCGCACAGATCGAGCCGCTCGTCGACGGGCTCGCGAGCCTGCATCGTCACAGCAGGGTCGTGCTGGTGTCCTCGGGCGCCATCTCGACCGGCATGCCCTTCCTCGGCCTCGACGAGCGCCCCGTCGACCTGCCCATGCAGCAGGCCGCGGCCGCCGTCGGCCAGAACGTGCTCATGAACCGCTACCAGCGCAGCCTCTCCCGCCACGAGGTGACGGCCGCGCAGATCCTCCTCACCGCATCCGACATGGACATGGACTCGCACCGGGTCAATGCGCGCAATGCGCTGCGGCGGCTGCTCGAGCTGCGGATGCTGCCGATCATCAACGAGAACGACACCGTCGCGACCCACGAGATCCGGTTCGGCGACAACGACCGGCTCGCGGCGCTCGTCGCACGGCTCATGGGCGCCGACAGGCTGATCCTGCTCTCGGACATCGCTGCGCTGCGCACGGCGCCGCCCGACGAGGCCGGCTCCGAGCCCATCAGCACGGTGCCATACGGCGACCCTCTGGAGGGCGTGCGGCTGGGCGCGAGCGGCTCGCACATCGGCTCCGGCGGCGCGATGACGAAGGTGGATGCGGCGCGGCTCGCCGCCGACGCGGGCGTGCGCGTGACGGTCACGGCGACGCCGCTGCTCGAGCGGCTGGTGGCGGGGGAGCGCCTCGGCACCGAGTTCGAGCCGAACCCGCAGCCCGTGCGCGAGCCAGACGAGGGTTGA
- the obgE gene encoding GTPase ObgE: MATFVDQVTLHLRAGHGGHGCVSVRREKFKPLGGPDGGNGGDGGDIVLVADPQITTLLGYHRSPHRASEHGQPGMGDLRAGTTGADLELPVPIGTVVRDATGEQIADLTQAGMRILVAEGGQGGLGNAALANNKRKAPGFALLGTLGREGDVTLELKTVADVALVGFPSAGKSSLVAAMSAARPKIADYPFTTLHPNLGVVESGQTRYTIADVPGLIEGASEGKGLGLEFLRHVERCSALLHVIDCATLDPGRDPISDLQVILRELEAYPVPEGQLPLLERQQLVALNKIDVPEAAELAAFVREEIEAMGFRVFEISTVAHKGLRELSFALAELVEADRAAKAAEPVAERIVLRPRAIDKADFTVKVEGSHAGPVYRILGAKPERWVEQTDFRNDEAVGYLADRLAKLGTEAALLKAGALSGATVVIGPGAGIVFDWEPTIASAAELVGNRGTDPRLDQVDRRTTQERREEYHRRMDAKQVARDGLAEEREAGIWNDDEGFEVQRWDDEA; encoded by the coding sequence ATGGCGACCTTCGTCGATCAGGTCACGCTGCATCTGCGCGCCGGCCACGGCGGTCACGGCTGTGTCTCCGTGCGCCGCGAGAAGTTCAAGCCGCTCGGCGGCCCGGACGGGGGGAACGGCGGCGACGGCGGCGACATCGTGCTCGTCGCAGACCCGCAGATCACGACGCTGCTCGGCTATCACCGGTCGCCGCACCGCGCGAGCGAGCACGGCCAGCCCGGCATGGGCGACCTCCGCGCGGGCACGACCGGCGCCGACCTGGAGCTGCCCGTGCCGATCGGCACGGTGGTGCGGGATGCGACGGGCGAGCAGATCGCGGACCTCACGCAGGCGGGCATGCGCATCCTGGTCGCCGAGGGCGGCCAGGGCGGCCTCGGCAACGCAGCGCTGGCGAACAACAAGCGCAAGGCACCCGGCTTCGCGCTGCTCGGCACGCTCGGCCGCGAGGGCGACGTCACGCTCGAGCTGAAGACCGTCGCCGACGTCGCGCTGGTGGGCTTCCCGAGCGCGGGCAAGTCGAGCCTGGTCGCGGCGATGTCGGCCGCGCGGCCGAAGATCGCCGACTACCCGTTCACGACCCTGCACCCCAACCTGGGCGTCGTCGAGTCGGGGCAGACGCGCTACACGATCGCGGATGTGCCGGGCCTCATCGAGGGCGCGAGCGAGGGCAAGGGCCTCGGCCTGGAGTTCCTGCGCCACGTCGAGCGCTGCTCGGCGCTGCTGCACGTGATCGACTGCGCGACGCTCGACCCCGGCCGCGACCCGATCAGCGACCTGCAGGTCATCCTGCGAGAGCTCGAGGCCTACCCGGTGCCGGAAGGCCAGCTGCCGCTCCTCGAGCGTCAGCAGCTCGTCGCGCTCAACAAGATCGACGTGCCTGAGGCGGCTGAGCTCGCCGCGTTCGTGCGGGAGGAGATCGAGGCGATGGGCTTCCGCGTCTTCGAGATCTCGACGGTCGCGCACAAGGGGCTGCGCGAGCTCTCGTTCGCGCTCGCCGAGCTCGTCGAGGCCGACCGCGCGGCGAAGGCCGCCGAGCCCGTGGCGGAGCGCATCGTGCTGCGACCCCGCGCGATCGACAAGGCTGACTTCACGGTCAAGGTGGAGGGCTCGCACGCGGGTCCCGTCTACCGCATCCTGGGTGCCAAGCCCGAGCGCTGGGTGGAGCAGACCGACTTCCGCAACGACGAGGCCGTCGGCTACCTCGCCGACCGGCTCGCGAAGCTCGGCACCGAGGCTGCGCTGCTCAAGGCTGGCGCGCTCTCGGGTGCGACCGTCGTGATCGGCCCGGGCGCAGGCATCGTCTTCGACTGGGAGCCGACCATCGCATCCGCGGCGGAGCTGGTCGGCAACCGCGGCACCGACCCGCGCCTCGACCAGGTCGACCGCCGCACGACGCAGGAGCGGCGCGAGGAGTACCACCGCCGCATGGACGCCAAGCAGGTTGCCCGCGACGGGCTCGCCGAGGAGCGCGAGGCGGGCATCTGGAACGACGACGAGGGGTTCGAGGTGCAGCGCTGGGACGACGAGGCATGA
- the rpmA gene encoding 50S ribosomal protein L27, whose translation MAHKKGASSTRNGRDSNAQYLGVKRFGGQVVKAGEILVRQRGTHFHPGAGVGRGGDDTLFALEAGSVEFGAKGGRKVVNIVAAAE comes from the coding sequence ATGGCACATAAGAAGGGCGCATCGTCCACCCGCAACGGCCGTGACTCGAACGCGCAGTACCTCGGCGTCAAGCGCTTCGGCGGCCAGGTCGTCAAGGCCGGCGAGATCCTCGTCCGCCAGCGCGGCACGCACTTCCACCCCGGCGCAGGCGTCGGCCGCGGTGGCGACGACACGCTGTTCGCCCTCGAGGCCGGCTCGGTCGAGTTCGGTGCCAAGGGCGGCCGCAAGGTCGTCAACATCGTCGCTGCAGCCGAATAG
- the rplU gene encoding 50S ribosomal protein L21, translating to MVYAIVRAGGRQEKVEVGTVLVVDRIAGDDNGNVELAPVLLVDGDKVTADVAALAKVKVTAEVVTDLRGPKIRIQHYRNKTGYKRRMGHRSELTRLKITGIK from the coding sequence GTGGTGTACGCAATCGTGCGCGCCGGCGGCCGGCAGGAGAAGGTCGAGGTCGGGACCGTTCTCGTCGTCGACCGCATCGCCGGTGACGACAACGGCAACGTCGAGCTGGCCCCCGTGCTGCTCGTCGACGGCGACAAGGTGACGGCAGACGTTGCTGCGCTCGCCAAGGTCAAGGTGACGGCCGAGGTCGTGACCGACCTGCGCGGCCCCAAGATCCGCATCCAGCACTACCGCAACAAGACCGGCTACAAGCGCCGCATGGGCCACCGCTCAGAGCTCACGCGCCTGAAGATCACCGGCATCAAGTAA
- a CDS encoding DUF4031 domain-containing protein encodes MAILVDDPLWPAHDRMWAHLVSDESLDELHAFARRAGLPQRGFDHDHYDVPAERIDELVAMGATRVPPKELVRRLIASGLRVKERDRRD; translated from the coding sequence ATGGCGATCCTCGTCGACGACCCGCTCTGGCCTGCCCACGACCGCATGTGGGCGCACCTCGTGAGCGACGAGAGCCTCGACGAGCTGCACGCGTTCGCCCGCCGAGCCGGGTTGCCGCAGCGCGGCTTCGACCACGACCACTACGACGTGCCCGCCGAGCGGATCGACGAGCTGGTGGCGATGGGCGCGACGCGCGTGCCCCCGAAGGAGCTCGTGCGCAGGCTCATCGCGAGCGGCCTGCGCGTCAAGGAGCGCGACCGACGCGACTGA
- a CDS encoding Rne/Rng family ribonuclease, with translation MAENITGLPEEGDQLQEPSETTAAAADQTETDQAATEPAAAEKPKRKRVAARKKATAAEPEQASDASAEQAADASAEQAADASAEQAADASAEQAADASAEQATRGEAEQPEAEQPEAEQPATPVEQSAADTVSVDAAIVQAPTEQEPGHEPGFVSPATPASDAAAADASAPEAESDPLAAATVLPALPAGPFGLLFHAPDLEALPVLSAVEAEDDEDDDEDFDDDSQRGRRTSRRNRRSRRREPEEDKPLITEPQKVKGSTRLEAKRQRRREGRDAGRRRTVVTETEFLARRESVERQMIVRSKHDRVQLAVLEDGVLVEHYVAKASESSLIGNVYLGRVQNVLPSMEAAFVDIGRGRNAVLYSGEVDWDAAELEGQPRKIELALKPGDTVLVQVTKDPIGHKGARLTSQISLPGRYLVSVPGGSMNGISRKLPDTERARLKKILKQVLPEGVGVIVRTAAEGATEEQLTNDVERLTRQWERIQQQRKSGSAPLRLHAEPDLLVKIVRDVFNEDFGKLVIQGSEALETIREYLEAIAPDLIDRVEAYEGSDDPFSHFRISEQIDKALDRKVFLPSGGSLVIDRTEAMTVVDVNTGRFVGAGGNLEETVTKNNLEAAEEVVRQLRLRDIGGIIVIDFIDMVLESNRDLVQRRLIECLSRDRTKHQVAEVTSLGLVQMTRKKLGLGLLESYSEPCEVCAGRGVIVHHEPVSKSQRQPDNGGGGNGSGRRRGRSGKQNDQQQDQHQHQQGGGTHAITDDMRKGLSQVALAAKGKHPDGEHEQGAQDHVEQGHAEKPAAEQGHVEQPAAEQGHVEQREQSGRQSRRESNRDRSQRNQAKRDQSNGDRSNGDQSRDESSRDQSREQSNRDRSQRDGGQRGQRDEREPRSGIVQPSKQAVEAVAAEPVVTILDIPVEPTHEQPARTSNQNDLDGLLGSALDALAAPAPGTGKAARRSRRASSGVITAKPDEQ, from the coding sequence ATGGCTGAGAACATCACAGGACTCCCCGAAGAGGGCGACCAGCTGCAGGAGCCGTCGGAGACGACGGCAGCCGCAGCCGACCAGACCGAGACCGACCAGGCAGCGACGGAGCCGGCTGCTGCCGAGAAGCCGAAGCGCAAGCGGGTCGCGGCTCGCAAGAAGGCGACTGCAGCCGAGCCGGAGCAAGCATCGGATGCGTCGGCCGAGCAGGCGGCGGATGCGTCGGCCGAGCAGGCCGCGGATGCGTCGGCCGAGCAGGCGGCGGATGCGTCGGCCGAGCAGGCGGCGGATGCGTCGGCCGAGCAGGCCACGCGGGGCGAGGCTGAGCAGCCCGAGGCTGAGCAGCCCGAGGCTGAGCAGCCCGCGACGCCCGTCGAGCAGAGTGCGGCCGACACGGTGTCCGTCGACGCCGCGATCGTCCAGGCACCGACCGAGCAGGAGCCCGGCCACGAGCCCGGCTTCGTGAGCCCCGCGACGCCGGCCTCCGACGCCGCTGCGGCCGACGCATCCGCACCGGAGGCCGAGAGCGACCCGCTCGCCGCGGCCACCGTGCTGCCCGCGCTGCCTGCCGGCCCGTTCGGCCTGCTGTTCCACGCTCCAGACCTCGAGGCGCTGCCCGTGCTGTCGGCGGTCGAGGCCGAGGACGACGAGGACGACGACGAGGACTTCGACGACGACTCGCAGCGAGGCCGCCGCACGTCGCGCCGCAACCGCCGCTCGCGCCGACGCGAGCCCGAGGAGGACAAGCCGCTCATCACCGAGCCCCAGAAGGTCAAGGGTTCGACGCGGCTCGAGGCCAAGCGCCAGCGCCGCCGCGAGGGCCGCGATGCCGGCCGCCGCCGCACCGTGGTGACCGAGACTGAGTTCCTCGCCCGCCGCGAGTCCGTCGAGCGCCAGATGATCGTGCGCTCGAAGCACGACCGCGTGCAGCTCGCCGTGCTCGAGGACGGCGTCCTCGTCGAGCACTACGTCGCGAAGGCATCCGAGTCGAGCCTGATCGGCAACGTCTACCTCGGCCGCGTGCAGAACGTGCTGCCGAGCATGGAGGCGGCCTTCGTCGACATCGGCCGCGGCCGCAACGCCGTGCTGTACTCCGGCGAGGTCGACTGGGATGCCGCGGAGCTCGAGGGCCAGCCGCGCAAGATCGAGCTGGCGCTCAAGCCGGGCGACACGGTGCTCGTGCAGGTCACGAAGGATCCGATCGGCCACAAGGGCGCTCGCCTGACCAGCCAGATCTCGCTGCCCGGCCGCTACCTCGTGTCGGTGCCCGGCGGCTCGATGAACGGCATCTCCCGCAAGCTGCCCGACACCGAGCGGGCGCGCCTGAAGAAGATCCTGAAGCAGGTGCTGCCCGAGGGCGTCGGTGTCATCGTGCGCACCGCGGCCGAGGGTGCGACCGAGGAGCAGCTGACGAACGATGTCGAGCGCCTCACCCGCCAGTGGGAGCGCATCCAGCAGCAGCGGAAGTCGGGCAGTGCGCCGCTCCGTCTGCACGCGGAGCCCGACCTGCTCGTCAAGATCGTGCGCGACGTCTTCAACGAGGACTTCGGCAAGCTCGTCATCCAGGGCTCGGAGGCGCTCGAGACGATCCGCGAGTACCTCGAGGCCATCGCGCCCGACCTGATCGATCGCGTCGAGGCCTACGAGGGCAGCGACGACCCGTTCTCGCACTTCCGCATCTCCGAGCAGATCGACAAGGCGCTCGACCGCAAGGTGTTCCTGCCCTCCGGGGGATCGCTCGTCATCGACCGCACCGAGGCGATGACGGTCGTCGACGTCAACACCGGCCGCTTCGTCGGCGCCGGCGGCAACCTCGAGGAGACCGTCACCAAGAACAACCTCGAGGCGGCCGAGGAGGTCGTTCGCCAGCTGCGGCTGCGCGACATCGGCGGCATCATCGTGATCGACTTCATCGACATGGTGCTCGAGTCGAACCGCGACCTCGTGCAGCGCCGCCTCATCGAGTGCCTCTCGCGCGACCGCACGAAGCACCAGGTGGCGGAGGTCACGAGCCTCGGCCTCGTGCAGATGACGCGCAAGAAGCTGGGCCTCGGCCTGCTCGAGTCGTACTCGGAGCCCTGCGAGGTGTGCGCCGGTCGAGGCGTCATCGTGCACCACGAGCCGGTCTCGAAGTCGCAGCGCCAGCCCGACAACGGCGGGGGCGGCAACGGCTCCGGCCGGCGACGCGGCCGCAGCGGCAAGCAGAACGACCAGCAGCAGGACCAGCACCAGCACCAGCAGGGCGGCGGCACGCACGCGATCACCGACGACATGCGCAAGGGCCTCTCGCAGGTCGCGCTGGCGGCAAAGGGCAAGCACCCGGATGGCGAGCACGAGCAGGGCGCGCAGGATCACGTGGAGCAGGGTCACGCGGAGAAGCCCGCGGCCGAGCAGGGTCACGTGGAGCAGCCAGCGGCCGAGCAGGGTCACGTGGAGCAGCGCGAGCAGTCGGGCAGGCAGTCGCGTCGCGAGTCGAACCGCGACCGCTCGCAGCGGAACCAGGCGAAGCGCGACCAGTCGAACGGCGACCGGTCGAACGGCGACCAGAGCCGCGACGAGTCGTCCCGCGACCAGAGCCGCGAGCAGTCGAACCGTGACCGCTCGCAGCGCGACGGTGGCCAGCGCGGTCAGCGCGACGAGCGCGAGCCTCGCTCCGGCATCGTCCAGCCCTCGAAGCAGGCGGTCGAGGCCGTCGCGGCAGAGCCCGTCGTGACGATCCTCGACATCCCCGTCGAGCCCACGCACGAGCAGCCCGCGCGCACGTCGAACCAGAACGACCTCGACGGCCTGCTCGGCAGCGCCCTCGACGCCCTGGCAGCACCGGCACCCGGCACGGGCAAGGCTGCGCGCCGCTCGCGCCGCGCCTCCTCTGGCGTCATCACCGCGAAGCCCGACGAGCAGTAG